Within Oceanidesulfovibrio indonesiensis, the genomic segment GGAGCACCTTGCGGCGGCGCGCGGCTTGTTTGCACAAATCACAGCGGATCCGACTGCCGAGTTTTTCCATCCGCATCCGTTTTCACCGGTTGTTGCGGAGGATATCGCGAACCGGATGGGTGCGGATGAATACATCCTTTTGCTTGTGGACGGAAAACCTGAAGGATATGGCATTCTTCGAGGGTGGGATGAGGGGTATGACATCCCGAGTCTGGGTATTTATGTCACGCCTGCCATGCGTGGGACATCTGCTGCTCGTTTCCTCATGAACTCTCTTCACGATCTGGCTGCCAGCCACGGGGCTGAGAAAATACGTCTCACGGTACATCCGAACAACCAGGCTGCTTTCCATTTATACAGCAAGTTTGGCTATGTCTTCGACCGTGATGAAAACGGACAACTCATCGGGTTCCTGGATTTGAACAGATAGGGTAGGGGACAGCCCAAGCGGGCTACATTCCTTTCTGGGTTGTCATCTAACATCTTCGGCTGTACGGTATGCACTTGTCGGGAATAATGTTAGATATAGGCTTCAATTCGTTCAGCAATTTTGTATGGGAACTTCATTTTTCCGGCAAAGTAGCCTCCAGGGTGAATGCATGCGTGTTTCT encodes:
- a CDS encoding GNAT family N-acetyltransferase, with the translated sequence MNEQQFEIVRLDSEHLAAARGLFAQITADPTAEFFHPHPFSPVVAEDIANRMGADEYILLLVDGKPEGYGILRGWDEGYDIPSLGIYVTPAMRGTSAARFLMNSLHDLAASHGAEKIRLTVHPNNQAAFHLYSKFGYVFDRDENGQLIGFLDLNR